One Pectobacterium polaris DNA window includes the following coding sequences:
- a CDS encoding PAAR domain-containing protein, with protein sequence MPGAARLGDSCAGHGCFPATPIIEGSGDVIINGKPAARKSDAVLLHACPCPNVPHGVHSRAISAGSGTVIINGKLAARIGDAIGCGGSVAAGSGNVIIGDSPYQSPVKPCAEQSAKSRAPLLALTPMLLPTLMEWASVAELPILDDLLTVAQRKDRYLARAKLATEAATLPGLADAAKRLAFNNDSILRAEAAQYVYSVDEFRRGVLDKLPKAPVGLDILDTSKLPGLTDNDFMDKKTGFGSALFKSAINGETMLTYRGTNNAVTGVKDWLTNAGQGMGLETDQYNQAMYLAKRVKNVLSPPPVIVGHSLGGGLASAGVGVTGLPGYTFNAAGLHNNTVSRAGGADLAKTASLITTQAVDGEVLTMAQTYGKALIPGLLSGAGALIGGAAGAALGGVIGVAKLLEGGLPKASGDMMALPAVGGSPIARHGMDQVIAGIESQKKEDIGKITNTFRGI encoded by the coding sequence ATGCCAGGTGCTGCACGTTTAGGTGACAGCTGCGCGGGTCACGGCTGTTTCCCCGCCACCCCGATTATTGAAGGCAGCGGTGATGTCATTATCAATGGCAAACCGGCCGCCCGTAAAAGCGATGCGGTTTTACTCCACGCTTGCCCCTGCCCGAATGTGCCCCACGGCGTGCACAGCCGTGCGATATCCGCGGGCTCCGGTACGGTCATCATCAATGGGAAGCTGGCTGCGCGTATCGGTGATGCGATCGGCTGCGGCGGCTCGGTTGCTGCTGGCAGCGGGAATGTGATCATTGGCGATTCGCCCTATCAATCCCCAGTAAAACCGTGCGCCGAACAATCGGCAAAAAGTCGCGCGCCCTTGTTGGCATTGACGCCAATGCTGTTGCCGACGTTAATGGAGTGGGCGTCGGTCGCCGAGTTGCCCATTCTTGATGACTTACTCACCGTCGCCCAGCGTAAAGATCGTTATCTGGCGCGTGCCAAGTTGGCGACTGAAGCAGCGACGCTGCCGGGGTTAGCCGATGCGGCAAAGCGGCTGGCGTTTAATAACGACAGTATCTTACGCGCCGAAGCGGCTCAGTATGTTTATTCGGTCGATGAATTCCGACGAGGCGTGCTGGATAAACTGCCTAAGGCGCCAGTTGGGCTGGATATTCTGGATACGAGTAAGCTTCCTGGCCTGACAGACAATGATTTTATGGACAAGAAAACAGGGTTTGGTTCTGCTTTGTTCAAATCAGCAATTAATGGCGAAACGATGTTGACCTACCGGGGCACCAATAATGCGGTGACAGGCGTTAAAGACTGGTTGACTAACGCTGGGCAAGGTATGGGATTGGAGACGGATCAATACAATCAGGCCATGTATTTGGCAAAGCGGGTAAAAAACGTTCTTTCTCCGCCACCTGTCATCGTGGGGCATTCATTAGGCGGTGGTTTAGCATCGGCTGGCGTTGGCGTCACCGGATTACCCGGCTATACCTTTAATGCTGCGGGTTTGCATAACAATACCGTGTCGCGTGCAGGTGGTGCCGATTTGGCGAAAACGGCCTCGCTGATAACGACGCAGGCGGTCGATGGTGAGGTATTAACCATGGCACAAACCTATGGCAAGGCTTTGATTCCGGGTTTGCTATCCGGTGCGGGCGCATTGATTGGCGGAGCCGCTGGTGCTGCGCTCGGAGGAGTCATCGGTGTAGCAAAACTGTTGGAAGGGGGCCTGCCGAAAGCAAGCGGTGATATGATGGCACTTCCCGCAGTCGGCGGCTCGCCGATTGCTCGCCACGGTATGGATCAGGTGATTGCGGGTATTGAAAGCCAGAAAAAGGAAGATATCGGGAAGATAACCAATACATTCAGGGGAATATAA
- a CDS encoding ankyrin repeat domain-containing protein, with amino-acid sequence MRANELFEPPVVAVLESIQKGDESAARHQLSQGVNLNIHGKEGITPLLWLIYETKDKKAVTLALKLGVDPNYKDGFGDSAVNSVAGAKDPDWLRIILDAGGDPNAIGRRGQPAIFSAIGEERWADIKLLVERGADLNLVDGSKVNSAHYAAYLNKYEVAYWLIEHGAESNIYDDTGSNLAFTVDDSLSIMSPKSPHYPWALKVKQLLLDRGVKFPPLSPAEVRDRWEKGLPV; translated from the coding sequence ATGCGGGCGAATGAACTTTTTGAGCCCCCTGTGGTGGCGGTACTGGAAAGTATTCAAAAAGGTGACGAATCAGCAGCCCGTCATCAGCTGTCGCAGGGCGTTAACCTGAATATTCATGGCAAAGAAGGCATCACGCCGCTGCTGTGGCTGATTTATGAAACGAAGGATAAAAAGGCCGTCACGCTGGCGCTTAAACTGGGCGTCGATCCAAACTATAAAGACGGCTTTGGCGATAGCGCCGTCAATTCCGTAGCGGGCGCGAAAGACCCTGACTGGCTGCGTATTATTCTGGATGCGGGAGGCGACCCGAATGCGATTGGGCGTCGTGGCCAGCCTGCAATATTTAGTGCTATTGGTGAGGAGCGCTGGGCCGATATCAAATTACTCGTAGAGCGGGGCGCTGATTTGAACCTCGTTGATGGTTCCAAAGTAAACAGCGCCCACTATGCTGCTTATCTGAATAAATATGAAGTTGCATATTGGCTGATAGAACACGGCGCAGAGAGTAATATTTATGATGATACAGGCAGTAATCTCGCTTTTACCGTGGATGACAGCTTATCCATTATGTCTCCTAAATCGCCTCACTACCCTTGGGCACTAAAGGTAAAACAGCTGTTACTGGATCGCGGCGTTAAATTTCCACCGCTGTCACCTGCTGAAGTTCGGGATCGTTGGGAAAAAGGACTGCCAGTCTAG